From a single Buchnera aphidicola (Cinara cf. splendens/pseudotsugae 3390) genomic region:
- the tpiA gene encoding triose-phosphate isomerase, with protein sequence MIKPIIVGNWKLNGTKKKIKKFLKLLSLFVKKYNPKGTIIISLPIIYTYIIKNLSIFKKKKIFSGAQNVDNHVLGSFTGEISPNMLNDMMIKYVIIGHSERRFNHKETNHIVANKFRLLKQENLIPILCIGETKQEKVDNRIEEVCIKQIDIILNTCGTHAFDNSIIAYEPIWAIGSQNSATPSEVQYVAQFIRQYINIKSNYKIKNFFIQYGGAVTNKNVSELISKEDIDGFLIGRSSLEITEFIKIIKLINI encoded by the coding sequence ATGATTAAACCAATAATTGTAGGTAATTGGAAATTAAATGGTACAAAAAAAAAAATCAAAAAATTTTTAAAATTATTAAGTTTATTTGTGAAAAAATACAATCCTAAAGGGACAATAATAATTTCTTTACCTATCATATACACTTATATAATTAAAAATTTATCAATTTTTAAAAAGAAAAAAATTTTTTCAGGCGCTCAAAATGTTGATAATCATGTTTTAGGATCTTTTACTGGAGAAATTTCTCCTAATATGCTGAATGATATGATGATTAAATATGTAATTATCGGTCATTCTGAAAGACGATTTAATCATAAAGAAACTAATCATATAGTTGCAAATAAATTTAGATTATTAAAACAAGAAAATTTGATTCCAATTTTATGTATAGGGGAAACTAAACAAGAAAAAGTCGATAATAGAATTGAAGAAGTCTGTATTAAACAAATAGATATTATATTAAATACATGTGGTACACATGCATTTGATAACTCTATTATTGCTTACGAACCTATTTGGGCGATTGGATCACAAAATTCTGCTACTCCTTCAGAAGTACAATATGTTGCTCAATTTATTCGTCAATATATAAATATTAAATCAAATTACAAAATAAAAAATTTTTTTATTCAGTATGGTGGAGCGGTAACAAATAAAAATGTATCAGAATTGATATCTAAAGAAGATATTGATGGTTTCCTAATTGGTAGATCTTCTCTGGAAATAACAGAATTTATTAAAATTATAAAATTAATAAATATTTAA